In a genomic window of Helianthus annuus cultivar XRQ/B chromosome 10, HanXRQr2.0-SUNRISE, whole genome shotgun sequence:
- the LOC110884620 gene encoding tropinone reductase homolog At5g06060, which translates to MEHSKNPRWRLDGMTALVTGGTRGIGYAVVEELAALGAVVHTCARNESELNQRLQEWSLKGFSVTGSVCDVASHPQREVLVAKVSSLFNGKLNILVNNAGTAYTKPTTEYTAEEYSMHMATNLESCYHMCQLVHPLLKTSGVGSIVFISSVAGLIHVAVGSVYSATKGALNQLTKNLACEWAKDNIRTNCVAPWFTKTSLMEPALDNKEFLDQVASRTPLKRFAEGNEVSSSVAFLCLPAASYITGQTIAVDGGFTVNGFP; encoded by the exons ATGGAACACAGTAAAAACCCCAGATGGCGTTTGGACGGAATGACAGCTCTCGTCACCGGTGGTACACGTGGCATCGGCTATGCTGTGGTGGAGGAACTGGCGGCGTTGGGGGCGGTGGTCCACACGTGTGCTCGCAATGAGTCTGAACTTAACCAACGGTTACAAGAATGGTCACTGAAGGGGTTCAGTGTAACTGGGTCCGTCTGCGATGTAGCTTCTCATCCCCAACGAGAAGTTCTGGTCGCTAAAGTCTCGTCGCTGTTCAATGGCAAGCTCAATATCCTA GTAAACAATGCCGGGACTGCATATACGAAACCTACTACAGAGTATACCGCAGAAGAATATTCCATGCACATGGCTACCAATTTGGAATCTTGCTACCATATGTGTCAACTTGTACATCCTCTTTTAAAGACTTCTGGAGTTGGAAGCATTGTGTTCATTTCCTCAGTTGCAGGTCTGATTCATGTTGCTGTTGGATCGGTTTACAGTGCCACTAAAG GCGCATTGAATCAACTTACAAAGAATTTAGCGTGCGAGTGGGCGAAAGACAACATTCGGACAAATTGTGTAGCACCATGGTTTACTAAAACCTCGCTTATGGAACCT GCACTTGATAATAAGGAGTTTCTGGATCAAGTGGCATCTAGAACGCCACTTAAACGCTTTGCAGAAGGCAATGAAGTTTCATCTTCGGTTGCCTTCCTTTGCCTACCGGCTGCTTCTTATATTACTGGCCAAACCATTGCTGTTGATGGAGGATTTACGGTCAACGGGTTCCCCTAA